The Rhododendron vialii isolate Sample 1 chromosome 5a, ASM3025357v1 genome contains a region encoding:
- the LOC131326409 gene encoding ribonuclease II, chloroplastic/mitochondrial: protein MHEGCLAHMTMAVRAMNTCSIFRSASSPPFASLGCRLHRFPALHCRRHPQLGFRISVFQSSQNHNPFGRAVIRSYHVQSLVDTVTEQLEALRKRHRIRATCKMGVASSGELLEDKLEKQALREGLLLEFKKDSERLLLAVARRRDGKKNWMVSDQYGGTTSIKPQQVTFIVPGAENFDHTDISDFLQKAQNNLDPSLLECAWIELHEKNKTVTVEELAEIIFGSAEPLESYCAHLLLSKDEVYFTVLEGKSSFCVYGPRPAMQVEELLHKKLAKEAAEKELQDFLQLLKSTKTRPSHEKPPKSSWENEEKIQHKIKSLEAYAIDACETDDQKKTAGMILKAMGLAKTSASALKLLIDIGYFPVHVNLDLLKLNIRTDHSDEIISAAERVLSEASDPDELDRIDLTHLKVYAIDVDEADELDDALSVTRLMDGRIKVWIHVADPASLVQPGSIVDREAMKRGTSVFLPTATYSMFPEKLAMEGMSMKQGELCKAVTVSVVLHTDGSIAEYEVDNTTIKPTYMLTYESASELLYMNLEEEVELKILSQAAALRFRWRRTQGAIDTSTFESRIKVLNPDDPDPSITLYVEDQADPAMRLVSEMMILCGEAIATYGSFHNIPLPFRGQPQSNIDVSAFSHLPEGPVRSAAIVKIMRAAEMDFRNPIRHGILGIPGYVQFTSPIRRYMDLLAHYQVKAFLRGDSPPYSAGQLEGMACLVNMNVRLVKKLYNSSLRYWILEYLRQQPNEATFRGLILRFIKDRMAAILLVEVGMQASAEVSVGLHVGDVVKFQVEEAHPRDDFLSLKEVDEWA, encoded by the exons ATGCATGAAGGCTGCCTCGCGCACATGACCATGGCAGTCCGAGCGATGAACACCTGTTCAATCTTCCGCTCCGCTTCTTCCCCACCCTTCGCTTCTCTCGGATGCCGCCTCCACCGATTCCCAGCCTTGCATTGTCGTAGGCACCCGCAATTAGGGTTTAGAATCTCAGTTTTCCAGTCCAGTCAAAACCACAACCCCTTCGGCCGTGCTGTTATCCGAAGCTACCACGTTCAAAGTCTCGTCGACACCGTCACGGAACAGCTCGAAGCCTTACGCAAACGGCATCGGATTCGTGCCACTTGCAA AATGGGAGTAGCAAGCTCTGGGGAGCTTCTTGAAGATAAACTTGAAAAGCAAGCACTAAGAGAAGGGCTTCTGCTTGAGTTCAAGAAAGATTCTGAAAGGTTATTGCTAGCAGTTGCTCGGAGACGCGATGGCAAGAAGAATTGGATGGTCTCCGATCAG TATGGTGGCACAACATCCATCAAACCCCAACAAGTAACTTTTATTGTTCCTGGTGCTGAGAATTTCGATCATACAGATATATCAGATTTTCTCCAGAAAGCTCAAAATAACTTG GATCCCTCACTGCTCGAGTGTGCCTGGATTGAGCTTCATGAAAAGAATAAAACAGTGACTGTGGAGGAGTTAGCTGAG ATAATTTTTGGTAGTGCGGAACCTCTTGAGAGCTATTGTGCCCATCTTTTGCTTTCAAAAGATGAAGTTTACTTCACAGTATTGGAGGGGAAAAGTTCCTTTTGTGTTTATGGGCCTCGGCCTGCTATGCAG GTAGAAGAACTTCTGCATAAAAAGCTTGCTAAGGAGGCAGCTGAGAAGGAATTGCAGGATTTCTTGCAGTTATTGAAATCTACCAAGACACGGCCTTCGCATGAAAAACCTCCCAAATCTTCATGGGAGAATGAGGAGAAAATTCAACACAAAATTAAATCTCTTGAAGCTTATGCTATTGATGCTTGCGAAACTGATGACCAAAAGAAAACCGCGGGAATG ATTTTGAAGGCAATGGGGCTAGCGAAGACATCAGCTTCAGCATTAAAGCTCCTCATAGATATTGGGTATTTTCCGGTTCACGTCAATCTGGATCTGTTAAAGTTGAACATTCGTACTGATCATTCAGACGAGATTATATCAGCTGCTGAAAGAGTTCTATCAGAAGCATCAGACCCAGATGAA CTTGACAGAATTGATCTAACTCACCTGAAGGTCTATGCAATTGATGTTGATGAGGCTGACGag CTTGATGATGCTCTAAGTGTAACAAGGTTGATGGATGGCCGGATCAAAGTGTGGATACATGTTGCAGATCCAGCTAGCTTAGTTCAACCTGGGAGCATAGTAGACAG AGAGGCCATGAAACGAGGAACTTCTGTTTTCTTGCCAACTGCTACTTATTCTATGTTTCCTGAGAAACTTGCCATGGAGGGAATGagcatgaagcaaggagagCTTTGCAAAGCTGTTACTGTGTCTGTTGTATTGCATACTGATGGCAG TATAGCAGAATATGAGGTGGATAATACTACTATTAAGCCCACCTATATGCTGACTTATGAGAGTGCATCTGAGCTTCTATATATGAACCTAGAAGAGGAGGTTGAACTGAAAATTCTGTCTCAGGCTGCGGCTCTCCGGTTTCGATGGCGTCGGACACAG GGTGCAATTGACACATCGACATTTGAATCAAGAATTAAGGTCCTTAACCCAGATGATCCAGATCCATCAATCACTCTATATGTTGAAGACCAGGCTGACCCTGCAATGCGACTTGTCTCTGAGATGATGATACTGTGCGGAGAAGCTATAGCAACTTATGGTTCTTTTCATAACATTCCATTACCCTTCAGAGGACAACCCCAATCAAATATTGATGTATCTGCATTTTCCCATCTGCCTGAAGGACCGGTTAGGAGTGCTGCTATTGTTAAAATAATGCGTGCAGCTGAGATGGATTTCAGGAACCCTATACGGCATGGTATCTTGGGGATTCCTGGTTACGTTCAGTTCACATCTCCCATTCGCAGATATATGGATCTTCTTGCTCATTATCAG GTAAAGGCCTTTCTTAGAGGTGATTCTCCACCTTATTCAGCTGGTCAGCTTGAAGGGATGGCATGCTTAGTGAACATGAATGTTAGATTAGTAAAGAAGCTATACAACAGCAGCCTTCGGTACTGGATATTAGAATATTTACGGCAGCAACCAAACGAAGCAACATTTCGTGGTTTGATCCTCAGATTCATCAAAGATAGGATGGCAGCCATATTGTTAGTTGAG GTAGGAATGCAAGCTTCTGCAGAGGTTTCTGTAGGGCTGCATGTTGGTGATGTAGTGAAATTTCAGGTGGAAGAAGCTCATCCACGTGATGATTTTCTCTCTTTGAAGGAGGTTGATGAATGGGCataa
- the LOC131326411 gene encoding oxysterol-binding protein-related protein 3A-like, whose translation MAFFSSIASSLSNFGSAMHQSVNGLMGYEGLEVINPEGGTEDAEEEAQRGRWKQEDRDSYWKMMQKYIGSDVTSLVSLPVFIFEPMSMLQKMAELMEYSQLLDLADECEDPYLRMVYASSFFISIYYACQRTLKPFNPILGETYEMVNHGGITFIAEQVSHHPPISAGHAENDHFVYDITSKVKTKFLGNSLEIYPLGRSRVTLKRDGVVLDLVPCPSKVNNLIFGRTWIDVPGEMTLTNLSTGDKVLLYFQPCGWFGAGRFEVDGYVYNAAEEPKILLTGKWNESMSYHPCDAEGEPLPGTELKEVWRAAEAPENDRFQSTYFAHKLNSLDTAPKKLLASDSRLRPDRYALEKGDLSKSGSEKSSLEEKQRAEKRLRETKGQQFTPRWFDRSTEIAPTPWGDLEIYQFNGTYDQHRAAMDSSDSIEEVDIASTEFNPWQYGDLATE comes from the exons ATGGCGTTCTTCTCATCAATCGCGTCCAGCCTGTCCAATTTCGGCAGCGCAATGCACCAATCCGTCAACGG TTTGATGGGTTATGAAGGCCTGGAAGTTATAAATCCAGAAGGGGGGACTGAAGATGCTGAAGAGGAAGCACAAAGAGGAAGGTGGAAGCAGGAG GACAGGGATAGTTATTGGAAGATGATGCAGAAATATATAGGTTCTGATGTCACGTCGCTGGTGTCACTtccagtttttatttttgagcCAATGTCAATGCTTCAGAAAATGGCAGAG TTGATGGAATATTCCCAGCTCTTAGATTTAGCAGATGAATGTGAGGATCCCTACCTGAGAATGGTTTATGCTT CATCCTTCTTTATATCCATCTATTATGCTTGCCAACGAACTTTGAAGCCATTCAATCCAATACTCGGTGAAACTTATGAAATGGTCAATCATGGTGGCATTACATTTATTGCTGAACAG GTTAGCCACCACCCTCCAATAAGCGCTGGACATGCTGAAAATGACCATTTTGTTTATGACATAACTTCGAAGGTGAAGACCAAATTCTTAGGAAACTCGCTTGAAATCTATCCCCTTGGAAG GTCACGAGTGACCCTGAAAAGAGATGGTGTGGTCCTAGATTTGGTGCCTTGCCCTTCAAAAGTTAATAACTTGATATTTGGACGAACTTGGATTGATGTACCAGGTGAGATGACTTTGACAAACTTGAGCACTGGGGATAAAGTTCTGCTGTATTTTCAACCTTGCGGCTGGTTTGG TGCTGGTCGCTTTGAAGTGGATGGATATGTGTATAATGCCGCTGAAGAACCCAAAATTTTGCTGACTGGGAAATGGAACGAATCAATGAGTTATCATCCTTGTGATGCGGAAGGAGAACCCCTGCCGGGCACTGAATTGAAAGAG GTCTGGAGAGCTGCTGAAGCCCCTGAAAATGACAGATTTCAGAGCACATATTTTGCACACAAGCTAAATAGCTTGGACACCGCCCCTAAGAAGTTATTGGCATCAGATTCTCGCTTGCGACCCGATAGATATGCACTTGAGAAAGGTGATTTGTCCAAATCTGGTTCAGAAAAGagcag TCTGGAGGAGAAACAGAGGGCTGAAAAGAGACTTAGAGAGACCAAGGGCCAGCAATTTACTCCAAGATGGTTTGACCGATCTACTGAAATTGCTCCTACACCTTGGGGCGACTTGGAAATATATCAATTCAATGGCACATATGACCAGCATCGGGCTGCTATGGATAGCTCAGACAGTATTGAAGAGGTAGACATCGCGTCAACAGAGTTCAATCCGTGGCAGTATGGAGACTTGGCAACAGAATGA
- the LOC131326410 gene encoding RHOMBOID-like protein 2 produces MYPKCLASIRARLQIQAPMARKPPPKVQVSVNSRRGDNTIHPVDVEAPPPPAKRPVLTHPEFKQYSKKWFPWLTISFVVANVVMFVVTMYVNDCPKYSGRSCVAGFLGRFSFQPFKQNPLLGPSASALEKMGALDVSKVVHRHQGWRLITCIWLHAGVFHLLANMLSLVIIGILLEQEFGFARIGLLYLIAGFGGSLLSALFIRSNISVGASGALFGLLGAMLSELLTNWTSYVNKVAALLTLVIIVVINLAVGILPHVDNFAHIGGFLSGFLLGFVLLIRPQFGWVSQGYAPPGYSTKPKFRIYQRILWIISLILLIVGFTVGLVMLLRGVDGNDHCSWCHYLSCLPISKWHCHT; encoded by the exons ATGTATCCCAAGTGTTTGGCCAGCATACGCGCACGTCTACAAATTCAAGCTCCGATGGCTCGAAAACCGCCGCCGAAGGTTCAAGTTAGCGTCAACTCACGGCGGGGCGACAACACAATCCACCCGGTGGACGTTGAGGCGCCGCCGCCTCCGGCCAAGAGACCGGTACTAACGCACCCAGAATTCAAGCAGTACTCGAAGAAGTGGTTTCCTTGGTTAACTATTTCATTTGTCGTGGCTAACGTTGTGATGTTCGTTGTCACAATGTACGTCAACGACTGCCCGAAGTACTCTGGACGTTCCTGCGTTGCTGGATTCCTTGGGAGGTTCTCTTTTCAGCCCTTTAAACAAAACCCTCTTCTCGGCCCTTCGGCGTCCGC GCTAGAGAAGATGGGGGCGTTAGATGTGAGTAAAGTGGTCCACAGACACCAGGGATGGCGCCTTATCACTTGCATTTGGCTACATGCAGGAGTTTTCCATTTACTGGCCAATATGTTGAGCCTTGTAATCATTGGCATTCTTCTTGAGCAAGAGTTTGGATTTG CACGGATTGGGTTGCTCTATCTGATCGCTGGTTTTGGCGGGAGTTTGTTATCGGCTCTTTTTATTCGGTCCAATATCTCTGTTGGTGCTTCCGGTGCCCTTTTTGGCTTACTAGGAGCCATGCTTTCTGAACTCCTCACTAATTGGACTTCGTATGTTAACAAG GTAGCAGCATTGTTAACCCTTGTGATCATCGTTGTGATCAATCTAGCAGTGGGGATTCTCCCTCATGTGGACAACTTTGCCCATATTGGAGGATTTCTTTCTGGTTTTCTTCTTGGTTTTGTGTTATTGATTCGCCCCCAATTTGGATGGGTTAGCCAAGGATATGCTCCTCCTGGATATTCCACTAAACCCAAATTCAGGATCTATCAGCGGATATTGTGGATTATTTCTCTAATCCTTCTGATTGTTGG GTTTACCGTTGGCTTGGTTATGCTTCTCCGGGGGGTTGATGGCAATGACCACTGTTCTTGGTGCCATTACTTGAGTTGTCTTCCTATATCAAAATGGCACTGCCATACATAG